In Macadamia integrifolia cultivar HAES 741 chromosome 12, SCU_Mint_v3, whole genome shotgun sequence, the following are encoded in one genomic region:
- the LOC122057661 gene encoding glutaredoxin-C1-like, which yields MHYQMGSWGSYMSSRSVSDPLERVERLASENAVVIFSISSCCMCHAIKRLFCGMGVNPTVHELDEDPRGKEMEKALMRLLGTSSAVPVVFIGGKLVGSMDRVMASHINGTLVPLLKDAGALWL from the coding sequence ATGCATTACCAGATGGGGTCTTGGGGATCATACATGTCATCAAGAAGCGTGAGTGACCCATTGGAGCGAGTGGAGAGACTCGCTTCGGAGAACGCTGTTGTGATCTTCAGCATCAGTAGTTGTTGTATGTGTCATGCCATCAAGAGGCTCTTCTGTGGGATGGGTGTGAACCCTACTGTGCACGAACTTGACGAAGACCCCAGAGGGAAGGAGATGGAGAAAGCTCTCATGAGGCTGCTGGGTACTTCTTCTGCTGTCCCTGTCGTCTTCATCGGTGGGAAACTCGTTGGGTCCATGGATAGAGTTATGGCTTCCCACATCAATGGAACTTTGGTCCCTCTCCTCAAGGATGCCGGAGCTCTCTGGCTTTGA